A genomic region of Castor canadensis chromosome 16, mCasCan1.hap1v2, whole genome shotgun sequence contains the following coding sequences:
- the Zfp36 gene encoding mRNA decay activator protein ZFP36, producing the protein MATRATMDLTALYESLLSLSPDLPSDLGGTESSALWSLNPSDSSPSGVVPRPPGRSTSLVEGRNHGWVPPPPGFAPLLPRSGPELSPSPTSPTATPANSSRYKTELCRTFSESGRCRYGAKCQFAHGLSELRQANRHPKYKTELCHKFYLQGRCPYGSRCHFIHNPNEDLAAPGQPHVLRQSISFSGLPSGRRTSPPPPGLAGPSLSSCSFSPSSSPPPPGDLPLSPSAFSAAPGTPVARRDPTPACCPSCRRASPGTIWGPVGGLLARSPSAQSLGSDPDEYASSGSSLGGSDSPVFEAGVFGPPQAPAAPRRLPIFNRISVSE; encoded by the exons ATGGCCACTCGCGCCACCATGGATCTCACTGCTCTCTACGAG AGCCTGTTGTCGCTGAGCCCTGATCTGCCGTCCGACCTCGGAGGGACCGAGTCCTCGGCACTCTGGAGTCTAAACCCGTCTGACTCCAGCCCGTCTGGGGTCGTCCCTCGCCCGCCTGGCCGGTCCACCAGCCTCGTGGAGGGCCGCAACCATGGCTGGGTGCCTCCGCCCCCTGGCTTTGCACCCTTGCTTCCCCGCTCGGGCCCTGAGCTGTCGCCCTCACCCACCTCGCCTACTGCGACCCCTGCCAACTCCTCCCGCTACAAGACTGAGCTCTGTCGGACTTTCTCAGAGAGTGGGCGCTGTCGCTATGGGGCCAAATGCCAGTTTGCCCATGGCCTGAGTGAGCTGCGGCAAGCCAATCGCCATCCCAAGTACAAGACGGAACTTTGTCACAAGTTCTACCTCCAGGGTCGCTGCCCCTACGGTTCACGCTGCCACTTCATCCACAACCCCAACGAGGACCTGGCCGCCCCCGGCCAACCGCACGTGCTGCGACAGAGCATCAGCTTCTCCGGCCTGCCCTCAGGCCGGCGGACCTCGCCCCCGCCACCAGGCCTGGCGGGCCCTTCCCTGTCCTCAtgctccttctccccctccagcTCCCCGCCACCACCTGGGGACCTGCCACTGTCACCCTCGGCCTTCTCTGCTGCCCCTGGGACCCCTGTGGCTCGAAGGGACCCCACCCCAGCCTGCTGCCCCTCCTGCCGAAGGGCCTCTCCTGGCACCATCTGGGGGCCCGTGGGCGGCCTCCTGGCTCGGAGCCCCTCAGCACAATCTCTGGGGTCCGACCCTGATGAATACGCTAGCAGCGGCAGCAGCCTTGGGGGGTCCGACTCGCCCGTTTTTGAGGCTGGGGTTTTCGGGCCGCCCCAGGCCCCTGCTGCCCCGCGGCGACTCCCCATCTTCAATCGTATCTCTGTTTCTGAGTGA
- the Paf1 gene encoding RNA polymerase II-associated factor 1 homolog isoform X2 produces the protein MAPTIQTQAQREDGHRSGVVCRVKYCNSLPDIPFDPKFITYPFDQNRFVQYKATSLEKQHKHDLLTEPDLGVTIDLINPDTYRIDPNVLLDPADEKLLEEEIQAPTSSKRSQQHAKVVPWMRKTEYISTEFNRYGISNEKPEVKIGVSVKQQFTEEEIYKDRDSQITAIEKTFEDAQKSISQHYSKPRVTPVEVMPVFPDFKMWINPCAQVIFDSDPAPKDTSGAAALEMMSQAMIRGMMDEEGNQFVAYFLPVEETLKKRKRDQEEEMDYAPDDVYDYKIAREYNWNVKNKASKGYEENYFFIFREGDGVYYNELETRVRLSKRRAKAGVQSGTNALLVVKHRDMNEKELEAQEARKAQLENHEPEEEEEEEMETEEKETGGSDEEQEKGSSSEKEGSEDERSGSESEREEGDRDEASDKSGSGEDESSEDEARAARDKEEIFGSDADSEDDADSDDEDRQAHGGSDNDSDSGSDGGGQRSRSQSRSRSASPFPSGSEHSAQEDGSEAAVSDSSDADSDSD, from the exons ATGGCGCCCACCATCCAGACCCAGGCCCAGCGGGAGGATGGCCACAG GTCTGGAGTGGTCTGCCGAGTGAAGTACTGCAATAGCCTCCCTGACATCCCCTTCGACCCCAAGTTCATCACCTACCCCTTCGACCAGAACAG GTTTGTCCAGTACAAAGCTACTTCCTTGGAGAAACAGCACAAACATGACCTGTTGACTGAGCCAGACCTGGGTGTCACCATCGACCTCATCAACCCTGACACCTACCGCATCGACCCCAATG TGCTCCTGGATCCGGCTGATGAGAAGCTTTTGGAAGAGGAAATCCAGGCCCCCACCAGCTCCAAGAG GTCCCAGCAGCACGCCAAGGTAGTGCCGTGGATGCGGAAGACAGAGTACATCTCCACAGAGTTCAATCGCTATGGCATTTCCAACGAGAAGCCTGAGGTCAA GATTGGGGTTTCCGTGAAGCAGCAGTTCACAGAGGAGGAAATCTATAAAGACCGAGACAGCCAGATCACAGCCATTGAGAAGACTTTTGAGGACGCCCAGAAATCT ATCTCCCAACATTACAGCAAGCCCCGGGTGACACCCGTGGAGGTCATGCCTGTCTTCCCAGACTTTAAG ATGTGGATAAACCCCTGCGCTCAGGTCATCTTTGACTCAGACCCGGCCCCCAAGGACACAAGCGGTGCAGCTGCGTTAGAGATGATGTCTCAGGCCATGATCAG GGGCATGATGGATGAGGAGGGGAACCAGTTTGTGGCCTACTTCCTGCCCGTGGAAGAGACACTGAAGAAACGGAAGCGGGaccaggaggaggagatggactACGCACCAGATGATGT GTATGACTACAAGATAGCTCGGGAGTACAACTGGAATGTGAAGAACAAGGCCAGCAAGGGCTATGAGGAGAACTACTTCTTCATCTTCCGAGAGGGCGACGGGGTATACTACAATGAGCTGGAGACTAG GGTCCGCCTTAGTAAGCGCCGTGCCAAGGCTGGGGTCCAGTCAGGTACCAACGCCCTGCTTGTGGTCAAACACCGGGACATGAACGAGAAGGAATTAGAAGCCCAG GAGGCACGGAAGGCCCAGCTGGAAAACCACGAAccggaggaggaagaagaggaggagatggaaacCGAAGAGAAAGAAACTGGGGGCTCAG ATGAGGAGCAGGAGAAGGGCAGCAGCAGTGAGAAGGAGGGCAGCGAGGACGAGCGCTCTGGCAGCGAGAGTGAACGGGAAGAGGGTGACAGGGACGAGGCGAGTGACAAGAGTGGCAGTGGTGAGGATGAAAGCAGTGAGGATGAAGCCCGGGCTGCTCGGGACAAAGAAGAGATCTTTGGCAGTGACGCCGATTCAGAGGATGATGCTGACTCTGATGATGAGGACAGACAGGCCCATGGTGGCAGTGACAATGACTCGGACAGCGGCAGTGATGGGGGTGGCCAGAGAAGCCGCAGCCAGAGCCGGAGCCGCAGCGCCAGCCCTTTCCCCAGTGGCAGCGAGCACTCTGCACAGGAGGATGGCAGTGAAGCCGCAGTTTCTGATTCTAGTGATGCAGACAGCGACAGTGACTGA
- the Med29 gene encoding mediator of RNA polymerase II transcription subunit 29, whose product MAAPQQQPSTATSAAGVSGPGSAGGPGPQQQPQPPTQLVGPAQSGLLQQQQQDFDPVQRYKMLIPQLKESLQTLMKVAAQNLIQNTNIDNGQKSSDGSIQRFDKCLEEFYALCDQLELCLRLAHECLSQSCDSAKHSPTLVPTATKPDAVQPDSLPYPQYLAVIKAQIACAKDIHTALLDCANKVTGKTPAPPTGPGGPL is encoded by the exons ATGGCTGCACCACAGCAGCAGCCTTCAACCGCTACTTCAGCTGCTGGCGTGTCAGGTCCAGGTTCGGCTGGTGGCCCGGGTCCCCAGCAACAGCCGCAACCGCCGACGCAACTGGTGGGACCCGCCCAGAGCGGGCTcctgcagcagcagcaacaggacTTCGATCCTGTGCAGCGCTATAAGATGCTCATCCCGCAGCTGAAGGAGAGTCTCCAG acCTTAATGAAGGTTGCAGCCCAGAACCTTATTCAGAACACTAACATTGACAACGGACA AAAGAGCAGTGACGGATCCATACAGCGCTTTGACAAGTGCCTGGAGGAGTTCTACGCACTGTGTGACCAGCTGGAGCTCTGCCTG CGCTTGGCACACGAGTGCCTTTCACAGAGCTGTGACAGTGCCAAGCACTCTCCAACGCTGGTGCCCACAGCCACCAAGCCCGACGCCGTGCAGCCTGACAGCCTGCCCTACCCGCAGTACCTGGCGGTTATCAAGGCCCAGATTGCTTGTGCCAAGGACATTCACACTGCCCTGCTGGACTGTGCCAACAAGGTCACAGGCAAGACGCCTGCACCCCCTACTGGCCCTGGGGGCCCCCTCTGA
- the Paf1 gene encoding RNA polymerase II-associated factor 1 homolog isoform X3, with protein sequence MAPTIQTQAQREDGHRSGVVCRVKYCNSLPDIPFDPKFITYPFDQNRFVQYKATSLEKQHKHDLLTEPDLGVTIDLINPDTYRIDPNVLLDPADEKLLEEEIQAPTSSKRSQQHAKVVPWMRKTEYISTEFNRYGISNEKPEVKIGVSVKQQFTEEEIYKDRDSQITAIEKTFEDAQKSISQHYSKPRVTPVEVMPVFPDFKMWINPCAQVIFDSDPAPKDTSGAAALEMMSQAMIRGMMDEEGNQFVAYFLPVEETLKKRKRDQEEEMDYAPDDVYDYKIAREYNWNVKNKASKGYEENYFFIFREGDGVYYNELETRVRLSKRRAKAGVQSGTNALLVVKHRDMNEKELEAQEARKAQLENHEPEEEEEEEMETEEKETGGSVTPIQRMMLTLMMRTDRPMVAVTMTRTAAVMGVAREAAARAGAAAPALSPVAASTLHRRMAVKPQFLILVMQTATVTEP encoded by the exons ATGGCGCCCACCATCCAGACCCAGGCCCAGCGGGAGGATGGCCACAG GTCTGGAGTGGTCTGCCGAGTGAAGTACTGCAATAGCCTCCCTGACATCCCCTTCGACCCCAAGTTCATCACCTACCCCTTCGACCAGAACAG GTTTGTCCAGTACAAAGCTACTTCCTTGGAGAAACAGCACAAACATGACCTGTTGACTGAGCCAGACCTGGGTGTCACCATCGACCTCATCAACCCTGACACCTACCGCATCGACCCCAATG TGCTCCTGGATCCGGCTGATGAGAAGCTTTTGGAAGAGGAAATCCAGGCCCCCACCAGCTCCAAGAG GTCCCAGCAGCACGCCAAGGTAGTGCCGTGGATGCGGAAGACAGAGTACATCTCCACAGAGTTCAATCGCTATGGCATTTCCAACGAGAAGCCTGAGGTCAA GATTGGGGTTTCCGTGAAGCAGCAGTTCACAGAGGAGGAAATCTATAAAGACCGAGACAGCCAGATCACAGCCATTGAGAAGACTTTTGAGGACGCCCAGAAATCT ATCTCCCAACATTACAGCAAGCCCCGGGTGACACCCGTGGAGGTCATGCCTGTCTTCCCAGACTTTAAG ATGTGGATAAACCCCTGCGCTCAGGTCATCTTTGACTCAGACCCGGCCCCCAAGGACACAAGCGGTGCAGCTGCGTTAGAGATGATGTCTCAGGCCATGATCAG GGGCATGATGGATGAGGAGGGGAACCAGTTTGTGGCCTACTTCCTGCCCGTGGAAGAGACACTGAAGAAACGGAAGCGGGaccaggaggaggagatggactACGCACCAGATGATGT GTATGACTACAAGATAGCTCGGGAGTACAACTGGAATGTGAAGAACAAGGCCAGCAAGGGCTATGAGGAGAACTACTTCTTCATCTTCCGAGAGGGCGACGGGGTATACTACAATGAGCTGGAGACTAG GGTCCGCCTTAGTAAGCGCCGTGCCAAGGCTGGGGTCCAGTCAGGTACCAACGCCCTGCTTGTGGTCAAACACCGGGACATGAACGAGAAGGAATTAGAAGCCCAG GAGGCACGGAAGGCCCAGCTGGAAAACCACGAAccggaggaggaagaagaggaggagatggaaacCGAAGAGAAAGAAACTGGGGGCTCAG TGACGCCGATTCAGAGGATGATGCTGACTCTGATGATGAGGACAGACAGGCCCATGGTGGCAGTGACAATGACTCGGACAGCGGCAGTGATGGGGGTGGCCAGAGAAGCCGCAGCCAGAGCCGGAGCCGCAGCGCCAGCCCTTTCCCCAGTGGCAGCGAGCACTCTGCACAGGAGGATGGCAGTGAAGCCGCAGTTTCTGATTCTAGTGATGCAGACAGCGACAGTGACTGAGCCCTAG
- the Paf1 gene encoding RNA polymerase II-associated factor 1 homolog isoform X1 yields MAPTIQTQAQREDGHRPNSHRTLPERSGVVCRVKYCNSLPDIPFDPKFITYPFDQNRFVQYKATSLEKQHKHDLLTEPDLGVTIDLINPDTYRIDPNVLLDPADEKLLEEEIQAPTSSKRSQQHAKVVPWMRKTEYISTEFNRYGISNEKPEVKIGVSVKQQFTEEEIYKDRDSQITAIEKTFEDAQKSISQHYSKPRVTPVEVMPVFPDFKMWINPCAQVIFDSDPAPKDTSGAAALEMMSQAMIRGMMDEEGNQFVAYFLPVEETLKKRKRDQEEEMDYAPDDVYDYKIAREYNWNVKNKASKGYEENYFFIFREGDGVYYNELETRVRLSKRRAKAGVQSGTNALLVVKHRDMNEKELEAQEARKAQLENHEPEEEEEEEMETEEKETGGSDEEQEKGSSSEKEGSEDERSGSESEREEGDRDEASDKSGSGEDESSEDEARAARDKEEIFGSDADSEDDADSDDEDRQAHGGSDNDSDSGSDGGGQRSRSQSRSRSASPFPSGSEHSAQEDGSEAAVSDSSDADSDSD; encoded by the exons ATGGCGCCCACCATCCAGACCCAGGCCCAGCGGGAGGATGGCCACAG gccCAATTCCCACCGGACTTTGCCTGAGAG GTCTGGAGTGGTCTGCCGAGTGAAGTACTGCAATAGCCTCCCTGACATCCCCTTCGACCCCAAGTTCATCACCTACCCCTTCGACCAGAACAG GTTTGTCCAGTACAAAGCTACTTCCTTGGAGAAACAGCACAAACATGACCTGTTGACTGAGCCAGACCTGGGTGTCACCATCGACCTCATCAACCCTGACACCTACCGCATCGACCCCAATG TGCTCCTGGATCCGGCTGATGAGAAGCTTTTGGAAGAGGAAATCCAGGCCCCCACCAGCTCCAAGAG GTCCCAGCAGCACGCCAAGGTAGTGCCGTGGATGCGGAAGACAGAGTACATCTCCACAGAGTTCAATCGCTATGGCATTTCCAACGAGAAGCCTGAGGTCAA GATTGGGGTTTCCGTGAAGCAGCAGTTCACAGAGGAGGAAATCTATAAAGACCGAGACAGCCAGATCACAGCCATTGAGAAGACTTTTGAGGACGCCCAGAAATCT ATCTCCCAACATTACAGCAAGCCCCGGGTGACACCCGTGGAGGTCATGCCTGTCTTCCCAGACTTTAAG ATGTGGATAAACCCCTGCGCTCAGGTCATCTTTGACTCAGACCCGGCCCCCAAGGACACAAGCGGTGCAGCTGCGTTAGAGATGATGTCTCAGGCCATGATCAG GGGCATGATGGATGAGGAGGGGAACCAGTTTGTGGCCTACTTCCTGCCCGTGGAAGAGACACTGAAGAAACGGAAGCGGGaccaggaggaggagatggactACGCACCAGATGATGT GTATGACTACAAGATAGCTCGGGAGTACAACTGGAATGTGAAGAACAAGGCCAGCAAGGGCTATGAGGAGAACTACTTCTTCATCTTCCGAGAGGGCGACGGGGTATACTACAATGAGCTGGAGACTAG GGTCCGCCTTAGTAAGCGCCGTGCCAAGGCTGGGGTCCAGTCAGGTACCAACGCCCTGCTTGTGGTCAAACACCGGGACATGAACGAGAAGGAATTAGAAGCCCAG GAGGCACGGAAGGCCCAGCTGGAAAACCACGAAccggaggaggaagaagaggaggagatggaaacCGAAGAGAAAGAAACTGGGGGCTCAG ATGAGGAGCAGGAGAAGGGCAGCAGCAGTGAGAAGGAGGGCAGCGAGGACGAGCGCTCTGGCAGCGAGAGTGAACGGGAAGAGGGTGACAGGGACGAGGCGAGTGACAAGAGTGGCAGTGGTGAGGATGAAAGCAGTGAGGATGAAGCCCGGGCTGCTCGGGACAAAGAAGAGATCTTTGGCAGTGACGCCGATTCAGAGGATGATGCTGACTCTGATGATGAGGACAGACAGGCCCATGGTGGCAGTGACAATGACTCGGACAGCGGCAGTGATGGGGGTGGCCAGAGAAGCCGCAGCCAGAGCCGGAGCCGCAGCGCCAGCCCTTTCCCCAGTGGCAGCGAGCACTCTGCACAGGAGGATGGCAGTGAAGCCGCAGTTTCTGATTCTAGTGATGCAGACAGCGACAGTGACTGA
- the Samd4b gene encoding protein Smaug homolog 2 encodes MMFRDQVGILAGWFKGWNECEQTVALLSLLKRVTRTQARFLQLCLEHSLADCNDIHLLESEANSAAIVSQWQQESKEKVVSLLLSHLPLLQPGNTEAKSEYMRLLQKVLAYSIESNAFIEESRQLLSYALIHPATTLEDRNALALWLSHLEERLSGGFRPRPEPSYHSRQGSDEWGGPAELGPGEAGPGWQDKPPRENGHVPFHPSSSVPPAINSIGSNANTGLPCQIHPSPLKRSMSLIPTSPQAPGEWPSPEELGARAAFTTPDHAPLSPQSSVASSGSEQTEEQGSSRNTFQEDGSGMKDVPSWLKSLRLHKYAALFSQMSYEEMMTLTEQHLESQNVTKGARHKIALSIQKLRERQSVLKSLEKDVLEGGNLRNALQELQQIIVTPIKAYSVLQATVAAAAATSTAKDGGRGEPLLPGAEPPLIHPSTDKGTEAKDPPAAESYPPPPAPTPTDGSEPAPAPVADGDIPSQFTRVMGKVCTQLLVSRPDEENITSYLQLIEKCLTHEAFTETQKKRLLSWKQQVLKLLRTFPRKAALDMQNYRQQKGWAFGSNSLPIAGSVGMGVARRTQRQFPMPPRALPPGRMGLLSPSGIGGVSPRHALTSPSLGSQGRQNLWFANPGGSNSMPSQSRSSVQRTHSLPVHSAPQAILMFPPDCPVPGPDLEINPTLESLCLSMTEHALGDGTDKTSTI; translated from the exons CCATCGTCAGCCAGTGGCAGCAGGAATCCAAAGAGAAGGTGGTGTCCCTCCTGCTATCCCACCTGCCCCTGCTTCAGCCAGGCAACACAGAGGCCAAGTCAGAGTACATGAGGCTGCTGCAGAAGGTGCTGGCCTACTCGATTGAGAGCAATGCCTTCATCGAGGAGAGCCGTCAGCTGCTCTCCTATGCCCTCATCCACCCGGCCACCACATTGGAGGACCGTAATGCCCTGGCCCTCTGGCTGAGCCACCTGGAAGAGCGGTTGTCTGGTGGCTTCCGCCCCCGGCCAGAGCCCTCCTACCACTCACGCCAGGGCTCAGATGAGTGGGGGGGACCTGCAGAGCTGGGCCCTGGAGAGGCAGGGCCAGGTTGGCAGGACAAACCACCCCGGGAAAACGGACACGTACCCTTCCACCCATCCAGTTCAGTGCCGCCAGCCATCAACAGTATTGGGAGCAACGCAAACACAG GTCTCCCTTGCCAAATCCACCCTAGCCCACTGAAGCGCTCCATGTCGCTCATCCCTACAAGCCCTCAGGCCCCTGGTGAGTGGCCAAGTCCGGAGGAGCTTGGGGCCCGGGCTGCTTTCACCACGCCCGACCACGCACCCCTCTCGCCCCAGAGCAGCGTGGCATCCTCTGGCAGTGAGCAGACGGAGGAGCAGGGCTCCAGCCGGAACACTTTCCAGGAGGACGGCAGCGGCATGAAAG ATGTGCCCTCGTGGCTCAAGAGCCTCCGCTTGCACAAGTACGCTGCCCTGTTCTCACAGATGAGCTATGAGGAGATGATGACCTTGACCGAGCAGCACCTGGAGTCTCAG AATGTCACCAAAGGTGCCCGCCACAAGATAGCCCTGAGCATCCAGAAGTTGCGTGAGAGGCAGAGTGTCCTCAAGTCCCTAGAGAAG GATGTGCTGGAAGGCGGGAACCTGCGGAATGCTCTGCAAGAGCTGCAGCAGATCATTGTCACACCCATCAAGGCCTACAGCGTCCTTCAGGCCACTGTGGCCGCCGCTGCTGCCACCTCTACTGCCAAGGATGGGGGCCGAGGGGAACCGCTGCTGCCAGGTGCTGAGCCTCCCCTCATCCACCCCAGTACCGACAAGGGCACTGAGGCCAAGGACCCTCCAGCTGCGGAGAGCTATCCCCCTCCACCAGCTCCAACTCCCACTGATGGCAGTGAGCCAGCCCCGGCTCCCGTCGCCGACGGGGACATCCCCAGCCAGTTTACACGGGTGATGGGAAAAG TGTGCACCCAGCTTCTGGTGTCCCGACCAGATGAGGAGAACATCACCAGTTACCTCCAGCTCATCGAAAAGTGCCTGACTCATGAG GCTTTCACAGAGACGCAGAAGAAGCGGCTGCTGTCTTGGAAGCAGCAAGTGCTGAAGCTCCTCCGGACGTTCCCGCGCAAAGCTGCGCTGGATATGCAGAACTACCGGCAGCAGAAGGG CTGGGCGTTCGGCTCCAACTCGCTCCCCATAGCTGGCTCTGTGGGGATGGGGGTGGCCCGGCGGACCCAGCGGCAGTTCCCAATGCCTCCACGGGCCCTCCCACCTGGCAGGATGGGCCTCCTGAGCCCCTCAGGCATTGGGGGCGTCTCCCCTCGACATGCCCTCACTAGCCCCAGCCTGGGGAGCCAGGGCCGACAG AATCTGTGGTTTGCCAACCCTGGAGGCAGTAACAGCATGCCCAGCCAGAGCCGCAGCTCTGTGCAGCGCACCCATTCGCTCCCAGTCCACTCGGCACCCCAGGCCATCCTCATGTTCCCTCCAG ACTGCCCGGTCCCTGGGCCTGACCTGGAGATCAATCCCACCCTGGAGTCTCTGTGTCTGAGCATGACAGAACACGCCTTGGGTG ATGGGACAGACAAAACCTCCACCATCTGA